One Rossellomorea aquimaris DNA window includes the following coding sequences:
- a CDS encoding alpha/beta fold hydrolase yields MKKVLKWTAIVLLAVVLIGGIGFYFWSEQTYSATEELIKTIKIEEDPLIEEEKDWLIFNPEKSNSKGLILYPGAKVEVEAYGYLGKSLSEKGYTVVIPRMPLHIAFFGVGESEKIINSFDDEIDWFVSGHSLGGVAAATYAYDHQDKIKGVVFLASYPTNSTDFSESNVPFLSIYAENDGLTTEDDIEKSKKILPQSTVFHEIEGGNHAGFGMYGKQKGDLEAYISPRDQQDEIIRTMDEWLMEQ; encoded by the coding sequence GTGAAAAAGGTACTTAAATGGACTGCCATTGTTCTTCTTGCAGTTGTCCTGATAGGTGGCATTGGATTTTACTTCTGGTCAGAACAAACGTATTCAGCTACAGAAGAATTAATAAAAACAATCAAAATCGAAGAGGATCCATTAATTGAAGAAGAAAAAGACTGGCTAATTTTTAATCCCGAGAAATCTAACAGCAAGGGCCTTATTCTATATCCAGGAGCAAAGGTGGAAGTCGAGGCTTATGGGTATTTAGGGAAGTCACTTTCTGAGAAGGGGTACACAGTCGTCATTCCAAGGATGCCCCTTCATATCGCTTTTTTTGGTGTTGGTGAATCTGAAAAGATCATAAACAGTTTTGATGATGAGATCGATTGGTTTGTGTCAGGTCACTCATTGGGTGGCGTAGCGGCTGCCACATACGCTTATGATCATCAAGATAAGATAAAAGGGGTAGTATTCCTGGCATCCTATCCAACAAACTCAACTGATTTTTCTGAAAGCAATGTTCCTTTTCTAAGTATTTATGCAGAGAACGATGGGCTTACTACAGAGGATGATATTGAAAAAAGTAAAAAAATATTGCCCCAATCAACCGTCTTCCACGAAATCGAAGGGGGAAACCATGCAGGCTTCGGAATGTATGGTAAGCAAAAAGGGGATCTTGAAGCATATATTTCCCCAAGGGACCAGCAAGATGAAATCATACGGACGATGGATGAATGGTTGATGGAGCAATGA
- the proC gene encoding pyrroline-5-carboxylate reductase, with translation MDKTIGFIGCGNMAQAIMGGILRSGLVDKHAVIASARTQDTLDKVAGEFGVGVTSDNISVAAFSDIVFLSVKPDQYRSIIESIKDSLKEDVIIITIAAGITIDWMESQLSESMKIVRTMPNTPSLVGEGMTAYCVNNEVTEEELVHVQAILKSFGKAEKVEESLMDAIPAVSGSSPAYVFMFIEALADGAVLQGIPRKQAYQLASQAVLGAAKMVLETGTHPGELKDAVCSPGGATIEAVSALERNNFKGAILTAMEACSIKSKSLGE, from the coding sequence ATGGATAAAACCATTGGATTTATAGGTTGCGGAAATATGGCACAAGCGATCATGGGGGGCATACTGAGGTCTGGATTAGTGGATAAACATGCCGTTATAGCCAGTGCCAGAACTCAGGATACGCTGGATAAGGTAGCAGGGGAATTTGGAGTGGGGGTTACCAGTGATAATATAAGTGTAGCAGCCTTTTCTGATATTGTGTTTTTATCAGTGAAACCTGACCAATATCGGAGCATTATCGAATCGATAAAGGATTCCCTGAAAGAGGATGTCATCATCATTACCATTGCTGCAGGGATCACCATTGATTGGATGGAGAGTCAGCTTTCTGAATCAATGAAAATTGTCCGGACCATGCCTAATACCCCGTCTCTTGTAGGAGAAGGTATGACCGCCTATTGTGTAAATAATGAAGTAACCGAAGAAGAGCTTGTACATGTACAAGCAATTTTAAAAAGCTTCGGAAAGGCTGAAAAGGTAGAGGAAAGCTTGATGGATGCCATTCCGGCAGTAAGTGGATCTTCTCCCGCGTATGTGTTTATGTTCATAGAAGCACTGGCTGATGGAGCGGTTCTGCAAGGTATTCCCCGCAAGCAGGCCTACCAGCTCGCATCGCAGGCTGTACTTGGAGCAGCCAAAATGGTCCTTGAAACGGGCACTCATCCAGGAGAACTGAAGGATGCCGTTTGCTCACCCGGAGGAGCAACGATTGAAGCGGTATCAGCTCTGGAGAGAAACAATTTTAAAGGAGCCATTTTAACGGCTATGGAAGCTTGCAGCATTAAATCGAAGTCCTTGGGAGAGTAA
- a CDS encoding DUF421 domain-containing protein: protein MVDFKDLGIVALRIFTILPFMIFVTLYMGKRSIGELPVFDFLVVLVFGSVVGADIADPDIKHIHTIVAMILIGILQKILTKMKISSRKVGKLLSFEPTVVIENGHVLKEDLKKTGYTIDNILMLLREKEVFSLQDVEIGIIESNGSLSIHKIPPKQTVTVEDAGVMKRTTLAFPLIVDGVLHTGVLDKLNVEEKWVRDEMRKEGFTAIDEVFYASINVRKEIHIVKTSDIHTYPHFFN, encoded by the coding sequence ATGGTTGATTTTAAAGACTTAGGCATCGTAGCGTTAAGAATCTTTACGATACTTCCATTTATGATTTTTGTCACATTATACATGGGGAAACGTTCCATTGGGGAATTGCCGGTATTTGACTTTTTAGTGGTCCTCGTGTTTGGTTCTGTCGTAGGAGCGGATATTGCGGATCCTGACATCAAACATATCCATACTATCGTCGCAATGATTCTAATCGGCATATTACAAAAGATCTTGACCAAAATGAAAATCTCTTCACGAAAAGTAGGTAAACTGCTTTCATTTGAACCTACTGTGGTCATTGAAAACGGTCATGTTTTAAAAGAAGACTTAAAGAAAACGGGTTATACGATTGATAATATCCTGATGCTTCTTCGGGAGAAAGAAGTATTCTCATTGCAAGATGTGGAGATTGGAATCATTGAATCGAATGGGAGTTTATCGATTCATAAGATCCCCCCGAAACAAACGGTTACAGTGGAGGATGCGGGAGTGATGAAGCGGACGACCCTTGCCTTTCCTCTTATTGTAGATGGTGTATTGCATACGGGAGTTTTAGATAAATTAAACGTGGAGGAAAAATGGGTTCGGGATGAAATGAGAAAAGAGGGATTCACGGCCATCGATGAGGTATTCTATGCTTCCATCAATGTCAGAAAGGAAATTCATATCGTGAAAACATCTGATATTCATACATATCCTCATTTTTTTAATTGA
- a CDS encoding STAS domain-containing protein — MTDEKQEIQQLKNDIKELKEQLSQSEQLIMDISAPIIPSIVPETILIPITGRLSPERFERIISKILDVSYGGEINTIIVDFSAISEKEIGEMDIFGTYIHNMAKAIGLMGIETLFVGFTPALTQVMINSGVRELKGIKSFLTFRTALQYLMREKEIAFQKINE, encoded by the coding sequence ATGACTGATGAAAAGCAAGAAATTCAACAACTAAAGAATGATATTAAAGAATTAAAAGAACAACTGAGTCAATCAGAACAGCTGATTATGGATATTTCAGCACCTATTATCCCCTCCATCGTCCCGGAAACCATCTTGATCCCCATAACCGGCAGACTTAGTCCGGAACGTTTTGAAAGGATCATCTCCAAGATATTAGACGTCTCGTACGGTGGGGAGATCAACACAATCATTGTAGATTTCTCAGCCATATCAGAAAAAGAAATCGGGGAAATGGACATCTTCGGCACCTATATCCATAACATGGCCAAGGCGATTGGATTAATGGGGATTGAAACCCTCTTCGTCGGATTTACGCCGGCCCTTACTCAAGTGATGATCAATTCAGGAGTGAGAGAGCTTAAAGGGATTAAAAGCTTCCTCACCTTCCGGACAGCTTTGCAGTATTTGATGAGGGAAAAGGAGATTGCATTCCAGAAGATAAATGAGTAA
- a CDS encoding SIMPL domain-containing protein (The SIMPL domain is named for its presence in mouse protein SIMPL (signalling molecule that associates with mouse pelle-like kinase). Bacterial member BP26, from Brucella, was shown to assemble into a channel-like structure, while YggE from E. coli has been associated with resistance to oxidative stress.), whose translation MYSYPYYRTGKTNGTITVTGEHKLYVDPDQAIVSIGVVTKDEELEAAQNQNQQQSTQVVQSLLNNGVSQKDIQTSTYQVFPQYNYEDGKQIFTGYEVRQVFRVTIKDIEKVGTIMDDAIKSGANRVENIQFVNSNPNESYQLALTSAYQKAYQKALTLSSQSGQQLNPQPKSITEQSSPIVTPFVTTGFVKAAEESTAVQPGQIDVTAILTVEYQTR comes from the coding sequence ATGTATTCATATCCTTATTATAGAACCGGCAAAACCAATGGCACGATTACTGTAACTGGTGAGCATAAGCTCTACGTGGATCCCGATCAAGCCATTGTCTCGATCGGTGTTGTCACTAAAGATGAAGAGCTTGAAGCGGCACAAAACCAGAACCAACAACAATCCACTCAAGTCGTTCAATCACTATTAAATAACGGTGTGTCACAAAAAGATATCCAAACCTCGACCTATCAAGTATTCCCGCAGTACAATTATGAGGACGGGAAACAAATTTTTACAGGATATGAGGTTCGCCAAGTATTTCGCGTTACTATAAAAGATATTGAAAAAGTGGGTACGATTATGGATGATGCTATTAAAAGTGGAGCGAATCGGGTTGAAAACATTCAATTTGTCAATTCAAATCCCAACGAATCTTATCAGTTAGCCCTTACTTCCGCATATCAAAAGGCATACCAAAAAGCACTCACATTATCGAGTCAATCCGGGCAGCAGCTCAATCCCCAGCCAAAATCCATCACAGAGCAATCAAGCCCAATAGTCACCCCCTTTGTAACAACTGGATTTGTGAAAGCCGCTGAAGAAAGTACAGCCGTCCAACCAGGACAAATCGACGTCACAGCCATCTTGACAGTAGAATACCAAACCCGATAA
- a CDS encoding YciI family protein, whose amino-acid sequence MEFIYVLKLIPRLHNEDNWTTEDEEIVQHHFQRLKEFTESGVVILAGRTLNEEENAFGLVVYEAEDEKKAKTFMKEDPAVKEGIMTAELFPYRVALLR is encoded by the coding sequence ATGGAATTCATCTATGTTTTAAAGCTTATCCCGCGTTTACATAATGAAGACAATTGGACAACCGAGGATGAAGAAATCGTTCAACATCACTTCCAGAGGCTGAAAGAATTCACGGAATCCGGAGTGGTGATCCTTGCGGGTAGAACTTTAAATGAAGAAGAAAATGCTTTTGGACTTGTTGTCTACGAAGCGGAAGATGAGAAGAAGGCAAAAACGTTCATGAAGGAGGATCCCGCGGTGAAAGAAGGAATTATGACAGCAGAGCTGTTTCCTTACCGAGTGGCCCTTTTGAGATAA
- a CDS encoding phosphotransferase: MEKWIEELFTEKLLDEAALRFGCNTAQAKKLGDFENYVYEVHKGDTPYILRLTHSSHRSEREVEAELKWINYLHKHGVNVSLVNHSDKGKLVEVIQARDSYFYVCLFDKAPGSPVKVNDLLFDEELFYKWGEMTGHMHRVTKAYGQDGIHRLRWDQDDVLDYKKYLSEEDRYILDAGQKNMEAIRSFVETKDTFGLIHSDIHPGNFFYHEGDLHVFDFDDSTQFFFISDVAIPLYYSVWWKHRNENLDIRSQFGGKFLVSFLKGYLTECDLEEEWVARIPHFLMLRDLTLYSVFHKKWDLENLSEVEESLLSQIRDRLLHDEPIVDLDYGEIIEKARAK; encoded by the coding sequence ATGGAAAAGTGGATAGAAGAACTTTTTACAGAAAAATTATTGGATGAAGCCGCCTTACGATTTGGCTGTAATACTGCTCAAGCGAAGAAACTCGGAGACTTTGAAAACTATGTGTATGAGGTGCATAAGGGAGACACCCCCTATATCCTCCGCCTCACTCACAGTTCTCATCGGTCAGAAAGAGAAGTGGAAGCTGAACTGAAATGGATTAACTACTTACATAAGCACGGAGTGAATGTATCATTGGTCAATCATTCTGATAAAGGAAAGCTCGTAGAAGTCATCCAAGCAAGAGATTCGTATTTCTATGTGTGTTTGTTTGATAAAGCTCCAGGAAGTCCCGTAAAAGTGAATGATCTGTTATTCGATGAAGAACTATTTTATAAATGGGGTGAAATGACAGGACATATGCACAGGGTAACAAAGGCATACGGGCAGGATGGCATCCACCGTCTTCGCTGGGATCAGGACGATGTGCTGGACTATAAGAAATATTTATCTGAGGAAGACAGGTACATCCTTGATGCCGGACAAAAAAACATGGAGGCAATTAGAAGTTTTGTCGAAACCAAAGATACTTTTGGGCTCATTCACTCAGACATCCATCCAGGGAACTTTTTTTACCATGAGGGTGATCTTCATGTGTTTGACTTTGACGATAGTACACAGTTCTTTTTTATAAGTGACGTTGCCATTCCTTTATACTATTCCGTGTGGTGGAAACACCGTAATGAGAACTTGGATATTCGCAGCCAATTTGGTGGTAAGTTTCTCGTTTCATTTTTAAAGGGATATTTGACAGAGTGTGATTTAGAAGAAGAGTGGGTGGCAAGAATCCCCCATTTCCTGATGCTCAGGGATTTAACACTGTATTCTGTCTTTCATAAAAAGTGGGATCTTGAGAATCTATCGGAGGTTGAGGAGTCGCTTCTTTCTCAGATCAGGGACAGATTGCTCCATGATGAACCAATCGTCGATCTGGATTACGGTGAAATTATTGAAAAAGCGAGGGCAAAATGA
- the yhbH gene encoding sporulation protein YhbH: MSQMDNHQFVISKEDWALHRKGHDDQQRHQEKVQDAIRNNLPDLITEENIVMSNGRDVVKIPIRSLDEYKIRYNYDKNKHVGQGDGESQVGDVIARDGSPQQQGPGKGQGAGDKAGEDYYEAEVSMLEIEEALFSQLELPNLKKKEQDVQTVEHIEFNDIRKTGLMGNIDKKKTMMSAFKRNAMKGAPSFHPIYTEDLKFRTWNEVLKPESKAVVLAMMDTSGSMGVWEKYMARSFFFWMTRFLRTKYETVEIEFIAHHTEAKVVSEEHFFSKGESGGTICSSAYRKALELIDGKYAPTRYNIYPFHFSDGDNLTSDNVRCVKLVEELMKVSSMFGYGEVNQYNRHSTLMSAYKNIKNDDFRYYILKQKADVFHAMKSFFHNEQEKAFA; the protein is encoded by the coding sequence TTGAGTCAAATGGATAATCATCAGTTTGTCATTTCCAAGGAAGATTGGGCCCTCCACCGCAAAGGTCACGATGATCAACAAAGACATCAAGAGAAAGTACAGGATGCGATTCGAAACAATTTACCTGATTTGATTACGGAAGAAAACATTGTCATGTCCAATGGTCGAGACGTCGTCAAGATCCCGATTCGTTCTTTAGATGAATATAAAATTCGTTATAACTATGATAAGAATAAACATGTCGGGCAAGGTGACGGTGAGAGTCAGGTAGGAGACGTCATTGCAAGAGACGGCTCACCTCAGCAGCAGGGTCCTGGAAAAGGTCAAGGGGCCGGAGATAAAGCCGGTGAAGATTACTATGAAGCAGAAGTGTCGATGCTGGAGATTGAAGAAGCCTTATTTAGCCAATTGGAACTACCGAACCTAAAGAAGAAGGAGCAAGATGTTCAAACCGTCGAGCACATCGAATTCAACGATATCCGTAAAACAGGCCTAATGGGGAATATAGATAAAAAGAAGACGATGATGTCTGCCTTTAAGAGGAATGCCATGAAAGGAGCACCAAGCTTTCATCCGATATATACTGAAGACTTGAAGTTCAGAACGTGGAATGAAGTATTAAAGCCTGAATCCAAAGCGGTCGTATTGGCTATGATGGATACAAGTGGTTCCATGGGAGTATGGGAAAAATATATGGCAAGAAGCTTTTTCTTCTGGATGACACGTTTTTTGAGAACGAAATATGAGACCGTAGAAATTGAATTCATCGCACATCATACCGAGGCCAAAGTGGTATCAGAAGAACACTTCTTCTCGAAAGGAGAAAGCGGAGGAACCATCTGTTCATCTGCTTATCGCAAAGCGTTGGAACTCATTGATGGAAAGTACGCTCCAACCCGCTATAATATTTATCCGTTCCATTTCTCTGATGGAGATAACCTGACGTCTGATAACGTCCGGTGCGTCAAGCTTGTTGAAGAATTAATGAAAGTATCCAGCATGTTCGGATACGGTGAAGTGAACCAGTATAACCGTCACTCCACCTTGATGTCAGCCTACAAAAATATTAAAAACGACGATTTCCGTTACTACATTCTCAAACAAAAAGCCGATGTATTCCATGCCATGAAAAGTTTCTTCCACAATGAGCAGGAAAAAGCATTCGCTTGA
- a CDS encoding L-lactate dehydrogenase — protein MTIKCTNKVALIGTGFVGSSYAFALLNQGIAHELVMIDLNKEKADGDARDLNHGLAFASPMKISAGDYSDCKDADLVVITAGANQQPGETRLDLVEKNVKIFKNIVDSVMNSGFNGIFLVATNPVDILTYATWKFSGLPKERVIGSGTILDTARLRYLVGEHFNIDTRNIHAYIMGEHGDTEFPVWSHTTVGASHLSELIDFHQDDVQKQLDDIFVNVRDAAYHIIERKGATYYGIAMGLARITKAIFNNENSILTVSALLEGEYDQEDIYIGVPAIINGEGIRKVVELPLNVKERTQFAHSAETLKSVMKKAMDT, from the coding sequence ATGACAATCAAATGTACAAACAAAGTAGCTTTAATCGGTACAGGATTTGTGGGCTCAAGTTATGCCTTTGCTCTTCTCAATCAGGGAATCGCACATGAACTTGTGATGATTGATTTGAATAAGGAGAAAGCTGATGGAGATGCACGTGATTTAAATCATGGTCTTGCTTTCGCTTCTCCTATGAAAATATCTGCAGGGGATTACAGTGACTGTAAGGATGCTGATTTGGTCGTGATTACGGCAGGAGCGAACCAGCAGCCGGGTGAAACCCGTCTGGACCTGGTGGAAAAGAATGTGAAAATCTTTAAGAACATTGTAGACTCCGTCATGAATAGTGGATTCAACGGCATTTTCCTTGTGGCGACGAACCCTGTCGACATCTTAACGTATGCAACGTGGAAGTTTTCCGGTCTGCCTAAAGAAAGAGTCATTGGATCTGGAACGATTCTTGATACCGCCAGACTTCGTTATTTAGTCGGAGAGCATTTTAATATTGATACGCGGAATATTCACGCTTATATTATGGGAGAACACGGCGATACGGAGTTTCCCGTTTGGAGCCACACGACTGTAGGAGCGAGTCATTTAAGTGAGTTGATTGATTTCCACCAGGATGACGTGCAGAAACAACTTGACGACATATTCGTCAATGTAAGAGATGCCGCCTATCACATCATTGAACGGAAAGGCGCAACCTATTACGGCATTGCCATGGGTCTTGCCAGGATTACCAAAGCTATCTTTAACAATGAAAATAGCATTTTAACCGTTTCTGCCCTCCTTGAAGGTGAATATGATCAAGAAGACATATACATCGGTGTTCCTGCCATCATTAATGGCGAGGGTATCAGGAAAGTCGTCGAGCTTCCGTTAAATGTTAAAGAAAGAACTCAATTCGCTCACTCTGCGGAAACGCTAAAAAGTGTGATGAAAAAAGCGATGGATACTTGA